GGGGAGGCTTCTTTTGGGTGACTAACAGTATTCTTAAGTGTCTGCCTATTAAGTGCTAGTAGCAGCTCACCTTCCCAGTCAAGTTGTGACAACTACAAATGCTTGCACATTTGCCAAAAAACTCCCCAGGgacaaaattattttctggtgAGAGCAGCTATTCTAGTTCTTCTGTTCTTGtggtttcgtttttgttttttctttctcccctgagCATTGGTATTGCAGACATGCAGCGGtgtgcagggttttttgttttttttttgtttttttttagcataAAGAGCATTTATTGCTAGAAATAAACACACAGCTACAAGTTAACAGTGGAAGGACCAGATATCAGTTCCTACAGTTAACAATGTAGTAAGCAAGAAAGGTAGAATTGCAATtgcaaatttcatttattttaaagtgatcTCTTATGGTGCATCATATTAACCTGCTCCAACAATAATGCTAGGAAAAGGTTAACCATTCCATTTCACGTGCTATTGACACTACTCAAGGAATAAAAACAGGCTGTACTCCATGAATTAAGTTTGTTGTGTCTTTGACACTGGCCTGGACAATCAGATTTGATGATTTCTGTTCCTATCTTTCACGTGCAGctcattcttttcctcagacctTATTTTAGCCTGGACTTAAAAATGAAGATATGCTTTAACTTTCCTGCAAAATAGCAAAAAATTTGGGCCATTAATGCTTAAGCTTCTTTTACAGAAATCATACTAGCATAAAAAAATTTCCTACTTGATCCAAGATGAGCTTACAACTGTGCAGGGTTTTCTAAATGTGAGGAACCTGAAACTTAGAAGTGCTTCAAGATTGAGGAGTTGTAGCGGGGCTGCAATGGCATGGACCTGTAATTGTAGCAGTTAGTAAGGAGGAGTTGTGTAAGCTTGAGTCCAGCctatctacagagcaagtcccaggtcAGCTAAGGCTGATTGAGGAGTTCCTTGTTGTTGTTAACCTGGTCTCAGTTCTTGTGTCTCTTCTACCTTCTACCATATGAGGGTTACACATCAGGTTTTGTTCACTACcagagttgagaattctttgaagTAGTGTATTAAACATTTGGGGTATTTCAGGTTTGCAGGGTTGTGCTTATTCTCCTTGGGGTACACTGTTGCCTGGTAGTAGATAACACACTTGTTGAGTGGCTGCAGCAATCTTGGTTTGAGTAGTATAAGTATATCTTATTAAGTAAGTGTATGACTGTCAAATATGTGGCATaattactgaaaaacaaaaatgtgttcaTTCACATGgctttggataaaaaaaaaaccagattttGCAAAAGTAAAGGCTTTAAAAACTTGATTGGAAATAGAAGCGAACACAATGAATTCATGTATAGCTAGTGCAGCATCAGTTATTAAATATGGTCAGTGTGTTTAACCAGTACTCATTGCAACATGCTAGCATCTCCAATTGTTTTAAGGTAGgttatagatatttattttaattttcatttgaaagatacttatatttttgaaacaaaattaggCATGATATAAATCTTgctgatttttaaactttaaaacaatagtattatctctgtatttatttataatgcttTGTAAGACATGTGAATCATGAATTTGAGATTAGATTTATTCCTTGCCAGAGCTTTCTTCATCCTTGGGAGCTCTTGCCTGCTGGTGTAATTACAGCTAAGCTGTTTAAGCCGACATTCTTTGCATTCCTATCCAGTTCTTCTAActcttaacatttaatttttttttttaactctttttaaaCACAGCTAATTGTTTATTGTGGTAAATTCCAGttcttttgcttttctaaataatttatttgcattttaaaaaagatttttattatgtgtatgtagttttttgcctacatacatgtatgtgtactacatacatgtctggtgcctgcagagccaGAAGATAGTAtaggatatcctggaactggaattacaggtgcttatgaactgctgtgtgggtgctaggagctgaaccTAGGTTCTTCACtcgcactcttaaccactgaattaCCTGTGCCACCCTCAATTCGTTTGgctttttaagtaatattttcttAGCAAATGAACTTATTTTTAGAATCCTAGcttttccatactgttgttcctaGGCTGTTAACAAGAAAGAATTTAGAATTTATTCTTAAAATCTTCCTCATACTAATATTACTTGGAATTGATAACATtacttatatttagaaaaaaaaatgaaaatgtaatgttAGAAAAGGAcattggggctggaaagatggctcagcagttaagtgctaGTATCTCTCACAGAAGGTCTGGGTTTCCCAAATGGTGCtgcacaactgtctgtaacttcagtttcagggagatctgatgccttcttctgacacCTGCCTGCAGGCTCCTGCTGTGTGCATACTtaacactcaggcacacacacatactcattaaaaacataaaattaattaattaaaaaaattctgtagGTGTTAGAGTTGTGGAAAGACTATTTAACCAAACATTTAAGTATNNNNNNNNNNNNNNNNNNNNNNNNNNNNNNNNNNNNNNNNNNNNNNNNNNNNNNNNNNNNNNNNNNNNNNNNNNNNNNNNNNNNNNNNNNNNNNNNNNNNNNNNNaactcactttgtagaccaggctggcctcgaactcagaaatccgcctgcctctgcctcccaagtgctgggattaaaggcatgcgccaccacgcccggcaaggtACATACTTTTAACAGAGATGTAGTTTAACTACTGTTTCATTAACTGAGAATTTCATATACTGTCCAgtttgaaatttttcaaaaaggTCTTAAATCAGTTGTTTTCTAATGCCACTTCTTTTGCTGTATAAAATGGTAATATTTGCAGATATCTTCTAAATTCTTACTTTTTTAATTTACCTTTTTGTTACGAATTTCTTTTGATCTTGTAAACCTTGAATTTTTCATGAGATGTGTACTTAGGGCTTGTTTCCTCCAATTAGAGAGTTAGCAGGCTACATTTTAgagtgagattttttttgttgttgttcctatgaTGAAGTATATAAAAACTATTGACTGAACAGGTTATGTTGatgcatttaggaatatataaattaacaacaaagaaaacgaggctgtgaatttaaaagagagcagAGTTTGGGGTTACATGGGAGATGTtggatggagaaaagggaagaggaaaaataatggaattatattttaatttcaaaaaaattaaatatattaacttaaagaggaagaaattatATGTATAAACAGTTCTTTTCCGTTACTAATGAAATACTTTTTCTTAAAGATGATTAAACTATCAGGAAGTTATTCTTAGAACCACACACCTGAAAACAACATGTTAGTACCATTATCCAATTCTCCAATTTATTTTAGTGCAAGAAAGTGTGTTGTCTCTCCATTTCACACTTTGTACATGCCTTTTACTGCATACATTAATCAACATCACTCATAATTTTGGggattctttgtttattttccttttgtcttcatcATTGCctctgtttgttcattttcttcacttttgagactgggtcttacaTAGCCCATAGTAGCATCCTGGAAGTCACTATAGCTGATAGCCCTTgtgatctcctgcctctgtttcctgaatgtTGCAATCACAGAGGAGTGTAACACCAGACCCAGTTTTGCTCAGTGTAAGAGCTCAAACACAgcaggctaggcaagcattccacTCTTCTACACTACACCCCAAGACCTGTAGCTCTTCTGCTACTTAAATATggcagggaagggaaaagggctACAGTTGTTTCTCTTAGTGTGGAGAAAGGTAGTCATTGGTTAATATGATTTTTGTGCTTtgcatgtatctgtctgtctgtctatgtgcatatatgttttgtgtttggttttttgttggttttttttttttttttggatttgaaGTAGGATTGATAGGTTAAAATCACATGTTGCTTAAATTACATTTTCAATATATCAGCCTTGAGCTTATCTTCCtgatgtttatttggtttttattttaaccggaatgtcttagggttactattgctatggtgaaacaccatgatcaagcaatctggggaggaaaaggttaaTTTGGCTTAGGCTTCCATATCATGGTTTATCAtcaaaagaaatcaggacaggaactccagcagggcaggaacctagatgcaggagctgatggaagATTGCTATTGACCGGTTTGCCGTTttggttgctcagcctgctttctcatagaattcaagaccaccagcccagatggcaccatccacagtgggcttggGGCTTCATCCATcagtcactagttaagaaaatgcggtggtggtgcacacctttaatcccagcactcgggaggcagaggcaggcggatttctgagttcaaggccagcctggtctacaaactgagttccaggacagccagggctctacagagaaaccctgtctcgaaaaaaccacacacaaaaaagaaaatgtcccagtGTTGCCTGTAGCctgatatttgtttttgtttgttttgttaaatatctATTTGCATACATACCTGCatgccagatgagggcatcagatcccagtaatagatggttgtgaccaatcatgtggttgctgtgaattgaactcagaaactctaggagagcaaccagtgttcttaacccatGAGCCATCTCCAACCCCTATAGCcttatcttatggaggcattttttttcaactgaggttccttcctgtCAGATTGCATTAGCTGACATAAATTAACCTTAACagaaactttcttctttttaatttaaaatcactcctctccttccctccctccctccctcccccccccccccccgcctgtctctctgtctctgtctgtcttgggGGGTGCACCTCTGAGACACAGCTTGCATTGTTGGGAGGAATCTACTCTTTCctctcaccatgtgggttctggggatcaagctcaggtcattatgcacctttacctgctgatctATCTTGTTAGCCCCATGttagagacttttaaaaactctaaaccctctgtcttagttatggttactactgctgtgatgaaacactatgatcaAAGCAACTCAGAATCACCAGCCTGGGACAGCACTAcctaccatgggctgggcccttctgtGTCAGTAACTAATGAAGAAAGTGCCCACAGCTGCATCTCATGTTGGGGGTCTTTTCTTACTTGAGGTTTCTTCCCCTCTGATGACTTGAGGTAAAACTGGCCAGGACACAAGAACATATTTTCTACCCCATGTCTAACTAAATAACTCTCAATACTGTTTTGGTGGGTATTTTATATTTAGTGTGGCTGTTTTAATTTATTGGAAAAATTTTTCCCTAGGGTCTCATTTTTGTGGTAGATAGCAATGATCGTGAAAGAATCCAGGAAGGAGCAGCTGTGCTGCAGAAAATGGTAAGTATAACCTTCCAGTTGATTGTTTGCAAGGTGTGTAGTTTTGAGAGTTGTCAGTGGCTACACATTTTAGAGGTAGAAATAAACTTGGGAAAATATCCAAGTTCTTAAGAATGCACAGCAAAGCCTTCTGTGCTCCTGTATAACAGTCACTTATTTTAGATTTCATGTAAGTGTAGTAATCATTTAAGACCAGAGTCTTCCATATAGCATGTTATATCCACATTATAGAATATATCATAGCTACTGTTCTTGGTACACTTCTTGTACTGGAAAAGATAGGagtccaaaaaaataaaagatcataCCTAAATAATCTTGCTACTTAAGTACCCATGATCATGGAATACATATTTTGATACCTATTTTCATCCTTGTCAGTTCTGAACCTGAGTGGGTAATCATGAGGGCTAAATGGTAATGAACACCATAGAATGGAGGATGCTTGGCTTTAAACAGTTGTGCTGCAGGAATGGCAGCCCAGGCCTGTGATTgtcagcacttggaagcagaaaCAGCAACATCTCAATTTTTGAGGCTAGTCTAGGGGAGAAACAGTAACAAATGcaaaacatgtttcttttcttagaGGCAAATCTTTATTTGCTCAAACTGAGGGATATGAGATTTATAAGAGTGCTTAAAAATTTACATAGAGAAATTTACTTGGTGTTCAGTAGCTTGtttaatgttaaataaaatgtatatttaggAAGACTTTTGTGCATAGTTAGTTTGATTTTCGGTGGGTAACTGCTAACGGTTTAACCTTTATCTCCAGCTTCTGGAAGATGAGCTGCAGGATGCAGTGTTGCTCCTTTTTGCAAACAAACAGGATTTGCCAAACGCTATGGCCATCAGTGAGATGACAGACAAGTTAGGTCTTCAATCTCTCCGGAACAGAACAGTAAGTATTGGGAGGGGACACTAAGCTCCTCTCTGGTGAAGTGTCAGGGTAATTAGGCCAATACTCAGCTGTCTATTAGGATTGTTGTTACTGTTTGGAGGTAGGGTCTCACTTGTAGTcttggctggactggaactcactatgtagactactagtctggcctcaactcagagatctggtcACCTCTGCATATGTCACAATGTTGGCCCAGTTTAAATGTATAATAATTATTTCCTTTGGAATACAGGAGATTTGTAAAAATATGGTAATATGATtcataggactttttttttttttaactgcattgaatgttgcttttaaaaatactgattttctatttttaaattttatttttatttaattttatcttctgtaTTGATGTATTAACAATGTTGAGTTGAATATGTAGAGGTTACAGACATTCTTAAATTTGTATCATTCAAATAGCTTTCTAGCTATTTAGTTTCACTATTCCCTATGGTGTTGGGATATGAACCCAGAGTGTTTCTTGCACAAGTTAGGGTAGTCACCCTAACACTGAATAGCATCTCCAACTTAGCAAGAATTTTATACTTGGATTGCTTTTTTTTAGGTGGTACTCACTAAATATAAATAGTCTGTGCTAGCCTTAAACTTAgggacatcctcctgcctcctgcttttctttcctcagtgCAAAGATTGCAAGTATGCAGTCATACCAAGCCCTTACATGTTGGATTGCTCATAAAAAGCCCAGAATATATCAACTGTAACTTAGATCATACTGTTCAGTGCTCTTTGCttattaactttaaaagaaaaccttATGAAGAAACCTCTACTGATacatttttgaagatattttgaaTACAAAATTACAAGAAATACTTTGCCTGCTATCAGATAGCTTAACATTTTACATCAGTGATTGATGTGTTGGTAATATCCCCATACATATAAATTGTATCACAAACATGAgaccttgttttttatttatttattttttaaaaagatactgtcAAAAACCAAGTGTCCTGTCCTTTACAAGAGCTTTGCACTAATTTGCCAGCATGGCAGATACTATTTATATGTTGTGTAGTATGTTGCAGTGTCCTCTATGGATTAAAAAAGATACACAATAAGAGAACTTTTCTGTGTGGAGATATGAAATTGTCTTCCTGTCCCTGCTGGGCTAATAGGGTATTTGGTCTTCAGATAATTGGCAATGTGATAAACCTACCGTGGCCTTACaacatgaaaataacattttattctaaGGCGAAAGAAGActattctgttaaaaataaaagtgtcaaCAAACATCTTTCAGAAATTTACCCCTTTTACACTGGGAAATGTGGCTTAATGACAGAGGACTTGCCTAGCACATTCGGGGCCCTGAGTACGATCTCTAGCACTACAAAAATCATGTGTCAGGCTCATTGTCACCTCAGTTTATAATGAGGATCTTATGGATTACGGAGGTAGTTTGAGATTTTCCCATTATTCTTCAGATTATGTGAGAGAGTGGTAAACTGATAAATTCATTGAAGAATAGATGTAGCTAGCTAGAGAATTAAGTTCATGTTTGTGGGATGTAAGTACTTCTTTCCTTATGTTCAAtactgtgacttttttttgtaTACTTGTAACTACCGACTCAGTATTGCCCTTAGGCACTTATGGGGAGGAgcttaatattttgtttaaaaatggcACTGTATATTGTCTTGTTAATCAAgggttttcttgttcttttttttacagtGGTATGTCCAAGCCACTTGTGCTACACAAGGAACTGGTCTGTATGAGGGACTGGATTGGCTGTCAAATGAACTTTCAAAACGTTAAATGAAGCTGGATATCTAACCAAGGACATGTTTGATAGAATTGGTCTAGGCTTGTTACAACAAAATTAGTTTGCATCTTGGTTATTAAAGGATATCTGAGACAGGTTTGGGCAGAAATTACAGCGTTTAAAACTTGTTTTGTTGCCAATTATTGTTTACCAAGAACAATGTTGCTATTTAGCAATGTGCTTGGGTTTAAGAGAAATTCTCCTTGGGAAAGAAAAGTATCCATTATTATGCTTCCCTTGAAACTAAATGCCTGGATACATAGCTATTGTGACACCTTTAGACAGATTTGAGTGTTTTTTGAGCCCACAACAATAATGTTTCAAAGTTATTCCCTTGATACTTTACTGATACCTTTATCATTCCTCAGACAGTCTGCTGATTTAAAAATGTAGCAttccatttgtatttatttctaccCCTTGCCAAAAAAGATTTTTCTAATAATGCTTGTACAGGCCAGGGCCGTGCTCCAAAACACTATTCAGTTTTCTTATACTGAGgagtccccccacccctaccccctaccctCACATTGACTCCTGGCTTCTATCAGCCAAACTTTGATGTGGTTTGGATTTGATAGCTAATTCTGTGCTGGTTGCAAAGAGTTCATATTGAGATAACTTTTAATACTCAGCAGATTGTCTTCCTTTATATTGTTATCTTTTTTATGTTGCATGTTGCTTTTGGAATCAGCCTGACTCTTTGCCCAGTATATGATAGTTCTACTGGTATTTTACTGTTTATTGATGAACATATCTTCATTAAGAATTTTTTGAAAACTCATCAGATTCAATGAATAAGTTTTCTTCATAACCCATTTGGAATTATtcctaataaaatgattttaaaaaacatgattgtgtgttcttttgagccTTTGCAATATTTGAAACTGATTTCCTTACATAACAAAGTGAATCTTCACATTTTACATAATATGGCCAAATCCTAGTAAATTTACTTATGGTTTACGTTGTCAGTAGACTTAACCATGGGTTATCATGTGCATTCAAGTACGGTGCACtatgaagaattttattttttctagtagAATACCATTTGAAGCTATGAAGTTCAAAGGTCAGATCAAGAAGAGGAACAAGTTGTCATAATATGAACTCCAGAAGCAGAGTATGAAGGGGTTGGTGATGAAGCTCAGTCAGTAGATGCTTGCCTTGTATACATTGAGTTTGATCCCAGTATCACGTGCCACAGAAATGGCAGAAATCGTCATCCacttactgagtttgaggccaggccaGCATAAGAcctctttctcaaagaaaataatttgacaaATGGGGTATGCATACATTTGGCAACTAACATTAGGTGGAATGCATAGCTAAATGATGCTACTCTGAGAATAGTCCATAAGCACTGTGGGATGCAGACAATATTAAAAAAGTCCAcctgccatctctcctgccccaccagtCCGCGTTCCTGTTCTAGTACTGGTACTGGTGAGCTATTAACACTGTCCCAGCAGGGTCCCGCTCGGCATGTTCTCACCATTGAGCTACTCTCTCCCAGCTAGTGAGTTCATCTCCCTTCATTACAATGCCCCACACACTTCATgatcagccatctcaacacctagaTACCCAGTAGAAACAT
The sequence above is drawn from the Mus pahari chromosome 8, PAHARI_EIJ_v1.1, whole genome shotgun sequence genome and encodes:
- the Arf4 gene encoding ADP-ribosylation factor 4 — encoded protein: MGLTISSLFSRLFGKKQMRILMVGLDAAGKTTILYKLKLGEIVTTIPTIGFNVETVEYKNICFTVWDVGGQDKIRPLWRHYFQNTQGLIFVVDSNDRERIQEGAAVLQKMLLEDELQDAVLLLFANKQDLPNAMAISEMTDKLGLQSLRNRTWYVQATCATQGTGLYEGLDWLSNELSKR